The window CGGGAAACGGCCCACCGGATCGAGGCACGGACCCCCGCCCACCGCGATCGGGCGATCGACGGGCTGCGCGCCCTGGCGCTGCTGGCCGTGCCGATCGGGCACTGGATGTTGGGCGGTCTCACCCTCGACGGCGAGGGGGCGCTGCACAACGCGAGCCCGCTGGCGTCGTTCGGCGGCCTGGCCCCGGCGAGTTGGGTCCTGCAGATGCTCGGCGTCTTCTTCCTCGTGGGCGGGTACGCGTCCGTGCTCTCCTTCCGGCGTCGCGGCGGTTCGACGGGGGCGTGGCTGAAGGGTCGGATCGTCCGGCTGGGGCGGCCGGTGCTCGGCGTCACCGCGGTGTGGGCGCTGGTCGCGCCGGTGGCGTACGCGGCCGGGGTGCCGGAGACGACCCTGCGGACCGGGGCGACGCTGGTGGTCCAGCCGCTGTGGTTCGTGGGGGTGTACGTGGTGGTCACGGCGCTGACCCCGTACTGCGTGCGGGCGGCGCGCCGGCTCGGAGGTTGGGCGGCGGCCCCGTTGCTCGGGTCGGTGGCGGTGGTGGACTTCCTGCGGTACGGGCCGTTCGCGGACTCGGTGCCGTCCTGGGCGGCCCTGTTGAACATCCTGCCGGGCTGGCTGTTCGCGTACCAGCTGGGTGTGTCCTGGGGCGAGCGGCGCATCGACCGGCGCGGGGCGTGGCTGCTGCTCGTCGGCGGGTCCGTGTTGTTCGCGGCGCTGCTGACCGTGTTCCACTACCCGGCGTCGATGGTGGGCGTACCGGGCGAGGCGCGGACCAACTCGCACCCGCCGTCGCTGCTCGTGCTCGCCCTGGCGTCCGCCCAGTCGGGGGCGGCGATCCTGCTGCGGGACCGGCTGGCGCGGCTCCTCGCCCGGCCGGCGCTGTGGGCCCCGGTGGTCGTGGTCAACCTGTGCGCGATGACGGTCCTGTGCTGGCACCAGACGGCGATGCTGGCGGCGGCC of the Streptomyces sp. NBC_01426 genome contains:
- a CDS encoding acyltransferase family protein, encoding MSVTISLRETAHRIEARTPAHRDRAIDGLRALALLAVPIGHWMLGGLTLDGEGALHNASPLASFGGLAPASWVLQMLGVFFLVGGYASVLSFRRRGGSTGAWLKGRIVRLGRPVLGVTAVWALVAPVAYAAGVPETTLRTGATLVVQPLWFVGVYVVVTALTPYCVRAARRLGGWAAAPLLGSVAVVDFLRYGPFADSVPSWAALLNILPGWLFAYQLGVSWGERRIDRRGAWLLLVGGSVLFAALLTVFHYPASMVGVPGEARTNSHPPSLLVLALASAQSGAAILLRDRLARLLARPALWAPVVVVNLCAMTVLCWHQTAMLAAAVPGSLLGGVAGLTTAPDSVGWLLARAAWLPVFGALLVGIARYARRFEEPWTGATAVRRTAAGLLAAGFAVFAAGLA